The uncultured Cohaesibacter sp. genome window below encodes:
- a CDS encoding aspartate aminotransferase family protein gives MTDSANSIEARDIAYHMHPVVNLRKYEKTGGLVIERGDGIYVYDNTGKRYIEGLAGLWSVALGFGEKRLAEVAKAQMEKLPYYHSFNYKVNGPSVDLAELLIKLAPVPMSKVHFTSSGSEANDLVVKMVWYRSNSLGKPEKKRIIGRIKGYHGVTIASASITGLPANHKSFDLPLDRMVHTSCPSYTHFAEAGETEEAFTARMLKDLEDLILEQGPETIAAFWGEPVIGAGGVLVPPKGYWEGVQAILKKYDILLVADEVICGFGRTGKMFACETYNITPDVMVTSKQISSSYMPLSAILMNDAFYQPIADESDRIGVFAHGFTASGHPVATAVGLENLKIILERDLVGNVARLESTFLAGLAKLAEHPLAQSSRGVGLLGALELKPWDDQPAGAAALAVATQLQEEGVIIRNIAEAICFCPPMIITAEQIEEMFGIVRIALDKVLAARESGAK, from the coding sequence ATGACGGATTCAGCCAATTCGATTGAGGCAAGAGACATAGCCTATCACATGCATCCGGTCGTCAACCTGCGCAAATACGAGAAGACCGGCGGACTGGTCATAGAGCGCGGAGATGGCATCTATGTCTATGACAACACCGGCAAGCGCTACATCGAGGGTCTGGCCGGTTTGTGGTCGGTCGCCCTTGGCTTTGGCGAAAAGCGGCTCGCGGAAGTTGCCAAGGCGCAGATGGAAAAGCTGCCCTACTATCATTCCTTCAACTACAAGGTAAACGGCCCATCGGTCGATCTGGCGGAACTGCTGATAAAGCTCGCCCCCGTTCCGATGTCTAAGGTGCATTTCACCTCGTCCGGCTCGGAAGCCAACGATCTGGTCGTCAAGATGGTCTGGTATCGCTCCAACTCCCTTGGCAAGCCGGAAAAGAAAAGGATCATCGGCCGCATCAAGGGCTATCACGGCGTAACCATTGCCTCGGCGTCGATCACCGGATTGCCTGCCAACCACAAGAGCTTTGACTTGCCACTAGACCGCATGGTCCACACCTCCTGTCCGTCCTACACCCACTTTGCAGAAGCGGGAGAAACCGAAGAAGCCTTCACCGCCCGTATGCTCAAGGATCTGGAAGATCTCATTCTGGAGCAGGGCCCGGAAACCATTGCCGCCTTCTGGGGAGAGCCGGTGATCGGGGCAGGGGGTGTTCTGGTGCCCCCCAAGGGCTATTGGGAAGGCGTTCAGGCCATTCTGAAGAAATACGATATCCTGCTGGTGGCCGACGAGGTAATCTGCGGTTTCGGCCGCACCGGCAAGATGTTTGCCTGCGAAACCTACAACATCACCCCAGATGTAATGGTCACCTCCAAGCAGATTTCCTCGTCCTACATGCCGCTTTCCGCCATCCTGATGAATGATGCCTTCTACCAGCCGATCGCCGACGAATCCGACCGGATAGGCGTCTTCGCTCATGGTTTCACGGCTTCCGGCCATCCGGTCGCCACGGCTGTCGGGTTGGAAAACCTGAAGATCATTCTTGAACGGGATCTGGTCGGCAATGTTGCCCGACTGGAATCGACCTTCCTTGCAGGTCTTGCCAAACTCGCCGAGCATCCGCTGGCCCAATCCTCCCGCGGCGTCGGGCTGCTGGGCGCGCTGGAACTCAAGCCATGGGATGATCAGCCAGCAGGCGCTGCCGCTTTGGCCGTGGCGACCCAGTTGCAGGAAGAAGGGGTGATCATCCGCAACATTGCTGAAGCCATCTGCTTCTGCCCGCCAATGATCATCACCGCCGAACAGATCGAAGAGATGTTCGGGATAGTCCGGATCGCCCTCGACAAGGTGCTGGCAGCCAGAGAATCTGGTGCCAAATAG
- a CDS encoding ABC transporter substrate-binding protein: MFRKFSRVGLLAMTLVMGAMTVADAAGVLSIGRREDSSTFDPINTAQNIDFWVFMNVYDVLVRVDKTGAELVPGLAESWDISSNGLTYTFHLRDAKFSDGSAITSEDAKFSLERVRDDELSLWSDSYKIISDMQTPDAKTLVITLSEQSAPFLSTLAMPATSVISKAGFEAKGQEDYSQNPVASGAFVVKEWLRGDRVILAKNPEFWQADKVSLDGVEWISMPDDNTRMLSVQSGELDAAIYVPFSRVEELKADDKLTVHIEPSTREDHLLMNHEHEPLNNVHVRAAIDYAIDKQSIVDAVTFGQGKVANSFIPAGALYHSDENGARDFDLEKAKAELAEAGVDGISLDYLVNAGNEVDEQVAVLIQQQLAAIGITINLVKMDPSQTWDMLVAGDYDLSMMYWTNDILDPDQKTTFVVGHDVNMNYMTRYNNETVKQLVADARLELDSAKRKAMYFEIQKLAKADAHWIDLFYSPFINVTQKGVENFDQNPLGRFFLEDTVKTAE; this comes from the coding sequence ATGTTCAGAAAATTTTCCCGTGTGGGACTTCTTGCAATGACCCTTGTCATGGGCGCGATGACTGTGGCCGATGCTGCAGGCGTGCTCTCCATCGGTCGCCGTGAGGACTCCAGCACCTTCGACCCGATCAATACCGCCCAGAACATCGACTTCTGGGTTTTCATGAACGTGTATGACGTGCTGGTTCGCGTCGACAAAACCGGTGCCGAACTCGTGCCTGGTCTTGCCGAAAGCTGGGACATCTCCTCGAACGGCCTGACCTATACCTTCCATCTTCGTGATGCGAAATTCTCCGATGGGTCTGCCATCACGTCTGAAGACGCCAAATTCTCTCTCGAGCGCGTTCGTGATGATGAGCTTTCCCTGTGGTCCGACAGCTACAAGATCATCTCCGACATGCAGACCCCGGATGCCAAGACGTTGGTTATTACCCTGTCCGAACAGTCCGCTCCGTTCCTTTCCACCCTCGCAATGCCTGCCACCTCCGTCATTTCCAAGGCCGGTTTTGAAGCAAAGGGTCAGGAAGACTATTCCCAGAACCCTGTCGCTTCCGGCGCTTTCGTCGTGAAGGAATGGCTGCGCGGCGACCGCGTCATCCTTGCCAAGAACCCCGAGTTCTGGCAGGCCGACAAGGTCAGCCTTGATGGCGTCGAATGGATCTCGATGCCGGATGACAACACCCGCATGCTGAGCGTTCAGTCCGGCGAGCTTGATGCTGCCATCTATGTTCCGTTCTCCCGCGTGGAAGAACTAAAGGCCGACGACAAGCTTACCGTTCACATCGAGCCCTCCACCCGTGAGGATCATCTGTTGATGAACCACGAGCATGAGCCACTCAACAATGTTCATGTGCGTGCTGCCATCGACTACGCCATCGACAAGCAGTCGATCGTTGATGCCGTGACCTTCGGTCAGGGCAAGGTTGCCAACAGCTTCATTCCGGCTGGTGCGCTCTATCACAGCGATGAAAACGGTGCTCGTGACTTCGATCTCGAAAAAGCCAAGGCCGAGCTCGCAGAGGCCGGTGTCGACGGCATTTCGCTTGACTATCTGGTCAATGCCGGCAACGAAGTTGACGAACAGGTTGCCGTCCTGATCCAGCAGCAGCTGGCCGCAATCGGCATCACCATCAATCTGGTGAAAATGGACCCGAGCCAGACCTGGGACATGCTGGTTGCAGGCGACTATGACCTGTCGATGATGTACTGGACCAACGACATTCTCGACCCCGATCAGAAGACCACCTTCGTTGTGGGCCATGACGTCAACATGAACTACATGACCCGTTACAACAACGAGACGGTCAAGCAACTGGTTGCCGACGCTCGTCTGGAGCTGGATTCGGCCAAACGCAAGGCCATGTATTTCGAAATCCAGAAACTGGCCAAGGCTGATGCTCACTGGATCGATCTGTTCTACAGCCCGTTCATCAATGTTACCCAGAAAGGTGTCGAGAATTTCGACCAGAACCCTCTCGGTCGCTTCTTCCTGGAAGACACCGTCAAGACGGCTGAATAG
- a CDS encoding D-aminopeptidase, which translates to MIDTLRLDQILDALPNMYRGPGGVAGVVKDGKIIASRAWGYSDLASHRKMTSGTRLPICSISKQFTCAVLLHSFSDFAPLNARLPDLLPNFEGQLPTIEQLCHNQSGLRDYWALTILEGAKAEQSFARNDAYAMFERMKSCHFEPGTSYSYCNANFRIVGELIERETGRSLQGLLAETVWGPANMKTAALLSDSRVTADGVIGYEGNEQVGFMPADNGIYWFGDAGISASLEDMLAYECWIDQTRDDPDSLYNRISTPPTFKDGTPAGYGYGLAHMELAGRKVTGHAGALRGFRAFRMHCASERMSVVVILNHEGSAYGAAEALFNAALGYEAPKPMPVPEGWDGQWLCPEANLLTAIESGKTDAHLHYSTGGDIVFAAEDGTLKTASIKLSKAAGTMTMTRKGENLVSSLVPLPKSPTTPDAEFAGRYYSDELDATFTVVAEDGGLYAYCQGVLGTGIMERVHPVGPDTWVFVTRRSMDAPAPGDWTITATRGNDGTIKGITLGCWLARKLDYRRL; encoded by the coding sequence ATGATTGATACTCTCCGACTAGACCAGATTCTAGATGCGTTACCCAACATGTACCGCGGCCCCGGAGGGGTTGCTGGCGTCGTCAAGGACGGAAAGATCATCGCCTCTCGCGCCTGGGGCTACTCAGACCTTGCCTCCCATCGCAAAATGACAAGCGGCACCCGTCTGCCGATCTGTTCCATCTCCAAGCAGTTCACCTGTGCTGTCCTGCTGCACAGCTTCTCGGACTTTGCACCCCTCAACGCCCGTCTGCCGGACTTGCTGCCCAATTTCGAAGGCCAGTTGCCGACCATTGAACAGCTCTGCCACAACCAGTCCGGCCTGCGCGACTATTGGGCACTGACAATCCTTGAAGGGGCCAAGGCGGAACAGAGCTTCGCCCGAAACGACGCCTATGCGATGTTCGAGAGGATGAAAAGCTGCCATTTCGAACCCGGCACCAGCTATTCCTATTGCAACGCCAACTTTCGCATCGTCGGCGAGCTGATCGAACGGGAAACCGGCCGCTCGCTTCAGGGGCTTCTCGCGGAAACCGTCTGGGGACCGGCGAACATGAAGACCGCTGCGCTGCTCTCTGACAGCCGCGTGACCGCCGATGGCGTCATCGGCTACGAAGGCAACGAACAGGTCGGCTTCATGCCGGCAGACAATGGCATCTACTGGTTCGGGGATGCCGGCATTTCAGCATCCCTTGAAGACATGCTTGCCTATGAATGCTGGATTGATCAGACCCGAGACGACCCGGATAGCCTCTACAATCGCATTTCAACGCCACCGACCTTCAAGGACGGGACACCTGCCGGTTATGGCTACGGGCTGGCTCACATGGAGCTGGCCGGTCGCAAGGTGACCGGTCACGCAGGAGCCCTGCGCGGCTTCCGCGCCTTCCGCATGCATTGCGCATCCGAGCGCATGTCGGTGGTCGTCATCCTCAACCATGAAGGCAGTGCCTATGGCGCAGCCGAGGCCCTGTTCAATGCCGCCCTCGGCTATGAAGCACCAAAGCCGATGCCTGTGCCAGAAGGTTGGGATGGTCAATGGCTCTGCCCCGAGGCCAACCTGCTGACCGCCATCGAAAGTGGCAAGACAGATGCCCATCTGCATTACTCGACCGGCGGCGATATTGTCTTTGCAGCAGAAGATGGCACCCTGAAAACGGCAAGCATCAAGCTGAGCAAAGCCGCGGGCACGATGACCATGACGCGGAAGGGTGAAAATCTGGTCTCGTCACTGGTGCCGCTGCCAAAATCGCCCACAACGCCGGACGCAGAGTTCGCTGGTCGCTATTATTCGGACGAACTCGATGCCACCTTCACCGTGGTTGCAGAAGATGGCGGCCTCTATGCCTACTGTCAGGGTGTTCTGGGCACCGGCATCATGGAACGTGTCCATCCGGTCGGCCCCGACACATGGGTGTTTGTGACCCGCCGCTCCATGGACGCGCCTGCACCGGGAGATTGGACCATCACGGCAACCCGTGGCAACGACGGCACCATCAAGGGGATCACCCTTGGTTGCTGGCTGGCGCGCAAACTCGACTACCGCCGCCTGTAG
- a CDS encoding ferric reductase-like transmembrane domain-containing protein — MRRVILSLTTIVMLLLLIFGISSLSAVDFTDQKSVAQAFTQLTGFLSLGMMAIAIVLAVRLRWLEPVFGGLDKIYRLHKWLAIGALPMLLAHWLIKTGEGHHPEATVDAAGNTVAAVHTFDPVQLATQTLFPSLYGPARGIAQPILFLLFALLALALIKRIPYRIFRKVHFVMGIAFVIFAYHSVILMRPEYWSTPFGWSTVALSVIGSLASIYLVVIHFKGFPSSRAVVASTHYFPELKVLEIDLDMQEAWRGHKPGQFVFVETDRKEGPHPFTLSTHWSPASGRIGIIAKELGDYTAKIRERFAPGTPVKINGPYGRFNFECKKQRQVWIGAGIGITPFVAKMRDLAGTPSDKVVDLFHTTREVSEEGLTRMQADADAAGVNLHIIISERDGRLNVAKLIAMVPDWKDASFWFCGPSQFAEQLRKGLVAEGLSSGNFHQELFEMR, encoded by the coding sequence ATGCGCCGCGTCATCCTGTCCCTGACTACAATTGTCATGCTCTTGTTGCTCATCTTCGGAATCAGCTCATTGAGTGCCGTCGATTTCACAGATCAAAAGAGCGTTGCTCAGGCCTTCACCCAGTTGACCGGCTTCCTGTCGTTGGGAATGATGGCGATAGCAATCGTCCTCGCCGTTCGGCTCCGCTGGCTCGAACCCGTCTTTGGCGGCCTCGACAAGATCTACCGCCTGCACAAGTGGCTGGCGATCGGCGCGCTGCCGATGCTACTTGCCCACTGGCTGATCAAGACCGGAGAGGGGCACCACCCCGAGGCAACAGTCGACGCAGCAGGCAATACCGTTGCCGCGGTCCATACGTTTGATCCGGTACAACTCGCAACGCAAACGCTGTTCCCGAGCCTTTATGGCCCGGCCCGCGGCATAGCCCAGCCAATCCTCTTTCTGCTGTTCGCCTTGTTGGCATTGGCACTCATCAAGCGCATACCCTACCGGATATTCAGGAAGGTCCATTTCGTGATGGGCATCGCCTTTGTCATTTTCGCGTATCACAGTGTCATCCTGATGCGTCCTGAATACTGGTCGACGCCATTTGGCTGGTCCACAGTAGCCCTGAGCGTTATCGGAAGCCTTGCGAGCATCTATCTGGTCGTCATCCACTTCAAGGGCTTCCCATCTTCGAGGGCGGTTGTCGCCTCGACCCATTACTTTCCGGAACTCAAGGTGCTTGAAATCGATCTCGACATGCAGGAGGCATGGCGCGGTCACAAGCCAGGACAGTTCGTCTTTGTCGAGACAGATCGCAAGGAAGGACCGCACCCGTTCACTCTTTCCACCCATTGGTCGCCAGCATCCGGTCGTATCGGCATTATCGCCAAGGAACTCGGCGACTACACCGCCAAAATCAGGGAAAGATTTGCACCCGGCACCCCGGTCAAGATTAATGGCCCTTATGGCCGCTTCAATTTTGAATGCAAGAAGCAACGGCAGGTCTGGATCGGGGCGGGCATCGGAATAACGCCATTCGTTGCCAAGATGCGCGATCTGGCAGGCACTCCGTCAGACAAGGTGGTTGACCTGTTTCATACTACACGGGAGGTATCCGAAGAGGGCCTCACCCGCATGCAGGCCGATGCGGACGCCGCCGGTGTCAATCTTCATATCATCATCAGTGAGCGAGATGGCCGACTCAATGTGGCCAAACTCATCGCCATGGTGCCGGACTGGAAGGACGCCAGCTTCTGGTTTTGCGGACCAAGCCAGTTCGCCGAGCAACTGCGCAAGGGGCTCGTAGCGGAAGGGCTCAGCAGCGGCAACTTCCATCAGGAACTCTTCGAAATGCGCTGA
- a CDS encoding 5-oxoprolinase subunit PxpA, producing the protein MGKSVDLNCDMGEGFGAYRIGDEAAMLDIVTTANIACGFHAGDPVVMRETILAAKERKVSIGAHPSFMDLYGFGRRRILGDSPEDLEAQIVYQIAAIDGMARTLGWPITHMKTHGALGNMAAEDPELAAICIRATKAVNPDLVIVALPYSEIMKAAEKAGMAVVCEVYADRTYTAEGMLTPRKEPGAVIKDHNQSVEQALTMVRDGFIPTTAGTRLPVEAASICVHGDTPGAVATAGQLRTAFLDEGIEVRPFAFPA; encoded by the coding sequence ATGGGCAAGTCCGTCGATTTGAACTGTGACATGGGAGAGGGCTTTGGCGCTTACCGCATTGGCGACGAGGCGGCCATGCTCGATATTGTCACCACCGCCAACATCGCCTGCGGATTTCATGCTGGCGACCCTGTGGTGATGCGCGAGACGATTCTGGCAGCAAAGGAGCGCAAGGTCTCCATCGGCGCCCATCCTTCCTTCATGGATCTTTATGGTTTTGGTCGCCGCCGCATTCTTGGTGACAGCCCTGAAGATCTGGAAGCCCAGATCGTCTACCAGATTGCCGCCATCGACGGCATGGCCAGAACCCTCGGCTGGCCGATCACCCATATGAAGACCCATGGTGCGCTCGGCAACATGGCAGCCGAAGATCCGGAACTGGCAGCCATCTGCATTCGGGCGACCAAAGCCGTCAATCCTGATCTGGTGATCGTTGCGCTACCATATTCCGAGATCATGAAGGCTGCTGAGAAGGCCGGGATGGCAGTGGTTTGCGAGGTCTATGCCGACCGCACCTACACGGCTGAGGGCATGCTGACCCCGCGCAAGGAACCCGGTGCCGTCATCAAGGATCATAACCAGTCCGTGGAACAGGCCCTTACCATGGTGCGCGATGGTTTCATCCCCACCACTGCAGGGACAAGACTGCCGGTAGAGGCCGCCTCCATTTGCGTCCATGGCGACACCCCCGGCGCCGTGGCTACGGCAGGCCAACTGCGTACAGCCTTCCTTGATGAGGGCATCGAGGTTCGCCCCTTCGCCTTTCCTGCATAA
- a CDS encoding ABC transporter permease — MSSNTTLTLGFCILAFFLVAAILAPLVAPFDPILHDANARLQAPTLLHPFGTDNFGRDVLSRVIWGVRIDLQIALLGVLFPMIIGTILGTVAGFLGGIVDTILMRIIDIVLAFPFLVLMLSIITILGPGLASFYIAMALVGWVSYARLVRAQILVLKTMDFAVAAQSLGYSRLRIMFRHLLPNALTGSIVFAMSDVILVLLNGAAISYLGLGVQPPAAEWGIMVAEGQGFITQAWWITFFPGFAIVCLALGFSLLGDALGDMWEAEV, encoded by the coding sequence ATGAGCAGCAACACGACCCTGACGCTCGGGTTCTGCATTCTGGCATTCTTCCTCGTTGCGGCCATTCTGGCCCCGCTGGTGGCTCCGTTTGATCCGATCCTTCACGATGCCAACGCGCGGCTGCAGGCCCCTACTCTGTTGCATCCGTTTGGCACGGACAATTTCGGCCGGGACGTCCTTTCCCGCGTGATCTGGGGTGTGCGGATCGACCTGCAGATCGCCCTTCTGGGCGTGTTGTTCCCGATGATCATTGGCACGATACTGGGAACGGTGGCCGGTTTCCTGGGCGGTATTGTTGATACCATCCTGATGCGTATCATCGATATCGTGCTGGCCTTTCCGTTCCTCGTACTGATGCTGTCCATCATCACCATTCTCGGCCCTGGTCTGGCGAGTTTCTATATCGCCATGGCGCTGGTTGGCTGGGTCAGCTATGCCCGACTGGTGCGCGCGCAGATTCTCGTTCTGAAAACGATGGATTTCGCCGTTGCAGCCCAGAGTCTGGGCTACTCGCGGCTACGCATCATGTTTCGTCACCTGCTGCCGAACGCTCTCACCGGCTCCATCGTCTTTGCTATGTCCGATGTCATTCTGGTGCTGTTGAATGGTGCTGCCATCAGCTATCTGGGGCTTGGGGTTCAGCCGCCTGCTGCCGAATGGGGCATCATGGTTGCCGAAGGACAGGGCTTCATCACGCAGGCTTGGTGGATCACCTTCTTCCCCGGGTTTGCCATTGTCTGCCTCGCTTTGGGCTTCTCGCTGCTGGGCGATGCCCTTGGTGACATGTGGGAGGCTGAAGTATGA
- the asnB gene encoding asparagine synthase (glutamine-hydrolyzing), which translates to MCGFFQVFSKNAPIDEARFRQALDTMKHRGPDNTGVVFKEINNVHCAFGHQRLSILDVQETSNQPYQSEDSILLFNGEIYNFRDIAEELRAEGVDIHPRGDTEVLSRYLQLHGLARVPRMNGMWSFSSLAINTMTVSASRDRYGKKPLFFYMDDNILCLSSTARSIMDYLGRDFAFDAGIMSDFLVFGDMFPQNGLNTHLVGIKQVPPGHNARFDLNRWDFACEAYFDTHAIQADAPDIHSQETLADLLRDSLTKRLISDRPVGLLLSGGIDSSLVFSCLYSLGLHEQCKIFIGDTGRSDDHIYAKRSADQLGVDAEVIKLDYNTNAFERFLDICGHMEKPIPLNGSSMAMPVMYEAIAERGVPVVLDGTGGDENFGGYWSRQYPQAVRQAVKGGDWSWVRQQLASSRKKETLSHLASAFMPDALVEKFSLEKTRLRTRLNPIMKMDMAAIRQCQQIDPITPSLGFDEALIADVSPGGRLGEWLWHNDRNSMRASIEARSPILDYRLFPYIRSGYQNKFVGDWNKHELRRLFDAFHSLPTQWRKQKQGFRWDGREFVKTNAVQIIELIRENRTYRSQIDVERFCAAASRSPGLLKTSLAKRLLVVSALEAKLPISKTAA; encoded by the coding sequence ATGTGTGGATTTTTTCAGGTATTTAGCAAGAATGCGCCGATAGATGAGGCCCGTTTCAGGCAGGCGCTTGACACGATGAAGCATCGTGGACCCGACAACACCGGCGTTGTCTTCAAGGAAATCAACAATGTTCACTGTGCCTTCGGGCATCAGAGACTGTCGATTCTGGATGTGCAGGAAACCTCTAACCAGCCCTACCAGTCGGAAGACAGCATCCTGCTGTTCAACGGCGAGATCTACAATTTTCGCGACATTGCCGAGGAGTTGAGAGCTGAGGGTGTGGACATCCATCCGCGCGGCGATACCGAGGTTCTGAGCCGTTATTTGCAGCTGCACGGCCTAGCCCGTGTGCCGCGCATGAACGGCATGTGGTCCTTCTCGTCGCTTGCCATCAACACGATGACGGTTTCGGCGTCACGAGACCGCTATGGCAAGAAGCCGCTATTCTTCTATATGGATGACAACATCCTGTGCCTGTCGTCTACCGCCCGGTCGATCATGGACTATCTGGGCAGAGACTTTGCGTTTGACGCAGGAATCATGAGCGATTTTCTGGTTTTCGGCGACATGTTCCCGCAAAACGGGCTTAACACGCATCTGGTCGGCATCAAACAGGTGCCTCCGGGGCACAACGCCCGCTTTGATCTCAACCGCTGGGATTTTGCCTGCGAGGCGTATTTCGACACCCATGCCATTCAGGCTGATGCGCCCGATATCCATTCTCAGGAGACGCTTGCGGATCTTCTTCGGGATAGTCTGACAAAGCGTCTGATCTCCGACCGTCCGGTCGGCCTGTTGCTGTCTGGCGGCATCGATAGTTCGCTGGTTTTCTCCTGTCTCTATTCGCTCGGCCTCCATGAACAGTGCAAGATTTTCATCGGCGATACCGGCCGATCGGATGATCACATTTATGCCAAGAGGTCCGCCGATCAGTTGGGCGTCGACGCGGAGGTCATAAAGCTCGATTACAACACCAATGCCTTTGAGCGTTTCCTTGATATCTGCGGCCATATGGAAAAACCCATTCCGCTCAACGGCAGCTCGATGGCGATGCCCGTCATGTATGAAGCGATTGCCGAGCGTGGCGTTCCTGTGGTGCTTGACGGCACAGGCGGCGACGAAAATTTCGGTGGCTATTGGAGCCGACAGTACCCGCAGGCCGTGCGGCAAGCGGTCAAGGGCGGCGATTGGTCGTGGGTGCGTCAACAGCTCGCCAGCAGCCGCAAGAAGGAGACACTTTCCCATCTGGCCAGCGCATTCATGCCTGATGCCTTGGTTGAAAAATTCTCGCTGGAAAAGACCCGTCTCAGAACCCGCCTCAATCCGATCATGAAGATGGATATGGCTGCCATTCGCCAGTGCCAGCAGATCGACCCGATCACCCCCTCCCTCGGTTTTGACGAGGCGTTGATCGCCGATGTCTCACCGGGAGGTCGGCTTGGGGAATGGCTCTGGCACAATGACCGGAATTCGATGCGCGCCAGCATAGAGGCTAGAAGCCCGATCCTCGACTATCGCCTGTTCCCCTATATCCGTTCTGGCTATCAGAACAAGTTTGTCGGTGACTGGAACAAGCATGAACTGAGGCGCCTGTTTGACGCGTTTCATTCGCTTCCCACCCAGTGGCGCAAGCAGAAACAGGGGTTCCGGTGGGACGGGCGCGAGTTTGTCAAAACCAATGCCGTGCAGATCATCGAACTGATCAGGGAAAACCGTACCTATCGCTCACAGATCGATGTCGAGCGTTTCTGCGCTGCTGCGTCGCGCAGCCCAGGCTTGCTGAAAACGTCGTTGGCCAAGCGGTTGCTCGTGGTTTCGGCACTGGAAGCCAAATTGCCGATCAGCAAGACCGCGGCCTGA
- a CDS encoding ABC transporter ATP-binding protein, whose protein sequence is MTILSVKGLSVSYQDKVETRSLLEDATFDLGQSEILGLVGESGSGKSLLCRAIIGLLPSTKLSVTSGDVVLEGRSILGLEEKAMMDVRGRRIGMIFQNPTSHLDPVMRIGDQICEGLFRHGSYSKQDARVQAVELLTQVGFPDPARAFRSFAHEFSGGMRQRAMIAIALSCEPEILIADEPTTALDVTVQAQILELLLELRKKRGLSIILITHDLGVVAQTCDRIAVMREGRIVEIEEKRKLLSAPQHSYTKTLIASHPSFDDHLASHVPDDDIVVEEPHMKPIFEVDDLVVEFNAGKSWFRSKGAFRALAGVSCQIFPGDTVGIVGESGSGKSTLARAMIGLTPITSGDIAYDGAVLTLKRDQALKKLRREVAMVFQDPFNALNPRMTVEAVLREVLETQGEIARNAIDLRIDELLELVGLDVSFRTRKPKSLSGGQCQRVGIARALAVNPKVIIADECVAALDVTIQAQIISLFKELREKMALTIIFIAHDLAIVRELCESVIVMHHGRIVEAGRTEDVFDNPEQDYTANLLAAIPNIDPDKPIGTRMAARAIQGN, encoded by the coding sequence ATGACCATTCTCTCCGTAAAAGGCCTCTCGGTCAGCTATCAGGACAAGGTGGAAACCCGTTCTTTGCTGGAAGATGCCACTTTCGATCTTGGCCAGTCGGAAATTCTCGGCCTTGTGGGCGAAAGCGGGTCCGGCAAGAGCCTGTTGTGTCGGGCGATCATTGGCTTGCTACCCTCAACGAAACTGTCGGTAACCAGTGGCGACGTTGTGCTCGAGGGCCGGTCCATTCTCGGTCTTGAGGAAAAGGCGATGATGGATGTGCGCGGTCGGCGCATCGGGATGATTTTTCAGAACCCGACCAGCCATCTGGACCCGGTCATGCGTATTGGTGACCAGATCTGCGAAGGCTTGTTCCGTCACGGCTCCTATTCCAAACAGGATGCCAGGGTGCAGGCCGTTGAGTTGTTGACACAAGTCGGCTTTCCAGATCCGGCGCGGGCCTTCCGCAGTTTCGCGCATGAATTTTCCGGCGGCATGCGCCAGCGCGCGATGATTGCCATTGCCCTTTCCTGCGAGCCGGAAATTCTCATCGCCGACGAACCGACCACAGCTCTCGATGTGACTGTTCAGGCGCAGATTCTGGAGCTTTTGCTGGAGTTGCGCAAGAAACGCGGGCTTTCCATCATTCTCATCACCCATGATCTGGGCGTCGTGGCGCAAACCTGCGACCGTATTGCGGTAATGCGGGAAGGCCGGATCGTCGAAATTGAAGAGAAGCGCAAGCTGCTGTCTGCCCCACAGCACAGCTATACCAAGACGCTGATCGCTTCACATCCCTCCTTTGATGATCATCTGGCCAGCCATGTGCCTGATGATGATATCGTGGTGGAAGAGCCACACATGAAGCCGATCTTCGAGGTTGATGATCTGGTTGTCGAGTTCAACGCGGGCAAAAGCTGGTTTCGTTCCAAAGGTGCCTTCCGGGCGCTTGCGGGTGTCAGCTGCCAGATCTTTCCCGGCGATACGGTTGGTATCGTGGGGGAAAGCGGCTCAGGCAAGAGCACGCTGGCACGGGCCATGATCGGCCTCACCCCGATCACCTCAGGTGACATCGCCTATGATGGTGCCGTACTGACCTTGAAACGCGATCAGGCCCTCAAGAAACTGCGCCGGGAAGTGGCGATGGTGTTTCAGGATCCGTTCAATGCACTCAATCCAAGGATGACGGTGGAAGCGGTGTTGCGCGAGGTTCTGGAAACGCAGGGAGAGATCGCCCGCAACGCCATTGACCTCCGGATTGACGAATTGCTGGAGCTTGTGGGCCTTGATGTATCCTTCCGCACACGCAAGCCAAAGAGCCTGTCCGGTGGCCAGTGCCAGCGTGTCGGCATAGCCCGTGCCCTGGCCGTCAATCCCAAGGTGATCATCGCCGATGAGTGCGTTGCCGCGCTCGATGTGACCATTCAGGCCCAGATCATCTCGTTGTTCAAGGAACTGCGGGAGAAAATGGCGCTGACCATCATCTTCATTGCCCACGACCTCGCCATCGTCCGCGAGCTTTGTGAAAGCGTGATCGTCATGCATCACGGCCGCATTGTCGAGGCTGGCAGAACCGAAGACGTCTTCGACAATCCCGAACAGGACTACACCGCCAATCTGCTGGCCGCGATCCCCAATATCGATCCCGACAAGCCGATAGGCACCAGAATGGCCGCCCGAGCAATTCAGGGCAATTGA